A region of Thermobifida halotolerans DNA encodes the following proteins:
- a CDS encoding energy-coupling factor ABC transporter ATP-binding protein — MIRLVDVTHAYGERVVVDHVSLELEEHRIGLIGANGSGKSTLARMLNGLVVPDAGRVLVDGLDTRGHAREIRRRVGFVFSDADTQIIMPTVAEDVRIGLRGSGLSRAETDARVDAILDRHGLADHRDHPAHLLSGGQKQMLALASVMVTEPRVLVCDEPTTLLDLRNVRVITETLRGLEQQVILLTHHLDTLVGFDRVLVMDEGRIVFDGEPDAAVKYYVESMERRP, encoded by the coding sequence ATGATCCGGTTGGTGGACGTGACGCACGCCTACGGCGAGCGGGTGGTCGTCGACCACGTCTCACTGGAGTTGGAGGAGCACCGTATCGGGCTGATCGGCGCCAACGGGTCGGGCAAGTCAACCCTGGCCCGGATGCTCAACGGCCTGGTCGTTCCCGATGCGGGCCGGGTGCTCGTGGACGGTCTGGACACCCGCGGACACGCCAGGGAGATCCGGCGGCGGGTCGGATTCGTGTTCTCCGACGCCGACACCCAGATCATCATGCCCACGGTCGCCGAGGACGTGCGGATCGGACTGCGCGGCAGCGGGCTCAGCCGGGCCGAGACCGACGCACGGGTGGACGCGATCCTCGACCGCCACGGTCTGGCCGACCACCGCGACCACCCCGCCCACCTGCTGTCCGGAGGGCAGAAGCAGATGCTGGCGCTGGCCTCGGTCATGGTCACCGAGCCGCGGGTCCTCGTCTGCGACGAGCCCACCACCCTGCTGGACCTGCGCAACGTGCGGGTCATCACCGAGACCCTGCGCGGCCTGGAACAGCAGGTCATCCTGCTGACCCACCACCTCGACACGCTCGTGGGGTTCGACCGGGTACTGGTCATGGACGAGGGAAGGATCGTGTTCGACGGCGAACCGGATGCCGCCGTCAAGTACTACGTCGAGTCGATGGAGCGGCGCCCGTGA